The genomic segment CACCAACTACAGCACTTGCTGTAGGCAGTTTACCTGCACCGCTTCCATAGAACATGGCATCTCCAAGCATATTTCCATGTACAAATACTGCATTAAACACATCATTTACACTGTAAAGAGGGCTGTTCTGGCCGAGCATAAACGGTGCTACCATTGCATAACAGGTTCCATCTGCCAGTCTGCGGCTGGTTCCAAGAAGTTTGATGGTTCTGCCAAGCTTCGCAGCATACTCCATATCTTCAGGTGTGATCTTTGTAATTCCCTCTGTATAAATATCTTCAAAATCAAAATATCTCTCATAAGCAAGAGAGGAAAGGATTGCAATCTTACGGCATGCATCGTATCCTTCCACGTCGGCGGTAGGATCTGCCTCTGCATAACCCTTCTGCTGTGCTTCCTTTAATACAGTGTCAAATTCACAGCCTTCTGTGCTCATCTTATAAAGCATGTAGTTGGTAGTTCCGTTCAGGATACCTGTTACTTCGTCAATCTCATCTCCTGTAAGGGAAGAATTGATGACACGAATGATCGGGATTCCGCCGCCACAGCTTGCTTCAAATAAGAAGTTAATGCTCTTTTCCTTTGCAATATCCATCAGCTCGCGGCCATGCTTTGCAACCAGAGCCTTATTGGAAGTGCAGACATTTTTTCCTGCCAGAAGTGCCTTCTTTACAAAAGTATAAGCAGGCTCCACACCGCCCATAACCTCTACTACAATATCTACTTCCGGATCACTGACGATCTGTTCATAATCATGGACCAGAACCTTCTCTACCGGCTGTCCCGGAAAATCACGAAGATCCAGAACATATTTTACATGAAGTTCCTGTCCGGCACGTCTGGAAATGCTCTCTTTATTTTCATTTAATACTTCAAATACACCGCTTCCAACTGTGCCATATCCTAAAATTGCTACATTGATCATTTTCTTTTACTCCCTGCCTAATATTTTCAGATAATGAATTCCTTCATTCTGTTCAATCGTCTCTACCATTGCTTCTGCATCCCCCTCGCCCGGAAGAATGTCCACACTCAGAGTAAGTGTGGCAATCCCATTGATAGGAATACTCTGATGAATGGTGAGAATGTTTCCATGAAAACGTGCAATCGTCTGCAGGACAACCGACAAAAGCCCCGGTTCATCGTCCATCTGGATAATAAAGGTGATCGTCTTTCCCCTTGTCTCTTCATGAAATGGAAAAATATCATCTTTGTATTTGTAGAAAGAGCTTCTGCTGATTCCTGTGCGCTCTGCTGCATCCTGTACAGTGTCCACTTTGCCGGAGTCCAGAAGCTTCTTTGCCTCCACCACCTTCAGCAGGACTTCCGGAACTGCTCGTTCCCTCACTACAAAATATTTCTTTTTCTCTGTTACTGGTTTCTGCATATCAATTTACCTGTCCGTTCTTTAAAGACATTTGTTTTTACACACTGGATATATTATCACACCACACAAAAATACGCAAGAAATATATTCTGCTGAATCATTGTGTAAAATCATTATGCCTCAACACGAAAAAGGCTGTCCTGATTTCAGACAGCCTTTTTTATTCTTTTATTTCTTCAGTGCGATCCATTTCAGATATGCATTGATGAAAATATCAATTCCTCCGTCAAGTACTGCATCCACATTTCCGGTCTCCTCGTTTGTACGATGATCCTTTACCATGGTATATGGCTGCATAACATAAGAACGGATCTGATTTCCCCATCCGATATCTGTCACCTCACCGCGGATACCGGAGAGTTTTTCCTCTGCCTCCTGCTGCTTGAGAAGATACAGCTTGGCTTTCAGCATCTGCATGGCTTTATCTTTATTCATGTGCTGAGAACGTTCATTCTGACACTGTACCACGATTCCGGTAGGATAATGTGTGATACGGATGGCAGATGATGTCTTGTTGATATGCTGACCGCCGGCACCACTGCTTCGATAAGTATCAATACGGATCTCATCGTCATTGATCTCTACATCCAGATCCTTCTTGATATCCGGCATAACATCACAGGATACAAAAGATGTCTGTCGCTTACCTGCTGCATTGAAAGGAGAAATACGCACCAGACGGTGAACTCCCTTCTCTGATTTCAGATAACCGTAAGCATTTGTTCCGTTTACCTGGAAAGTAACCGATTTGATACCTGCCTCATCGCCGTCCAGATAATCCAGCACTTCCAGGGTAAATCCTTTCTTATCTGCCCAGCGGCTGTACATACGGTAAAGCATACCGCACCAGTCACAGGCCTCTGTTCCGCCTGCACCTGCATTCAGCTTAATGATAGCATTCTCACTGTCATATTCTCCGGAAAGAAGTGTCTTGATACGGATATTGTCAAAATCCTTCTGAAACTCATCCAGCATTTCCTGAATCTCAGGAATCAGTGCAGGATCGTTCTCCTCATATCCCATCTCGATCATGGTTTCCATATCTTCCATCTGTGTAACCAGATTCTGATAGGTCTCCATGTCATCTTTCATGTCTTTTAATTCTTTCATTTTCTTCTGGGAAACTTCTGCATCATCCCAGAAATCAGGCGCTTCCATTTCGCGCTCTAATTCTTCGACCTTCTGCTCTTTGTTAGCCAGGTCAAAGTGAATCCCTCACTTCCACTAATGGTTCTGTATACGTCGCAAGAATGCTCTTGAACTGGTCTAATTCAACCACAGCTTCACCCACTTTCTTATTATAAATATTCTCTGTCGGACTCCCTGTGGATAACCGACTGAATTGCTATAGATTATAGCAGTCCTGATAAATAATTCGTTTAAAATAATAACATATCTTTAAGCAAATTACAAACAAAGAATTACCCACAGCGTGAAATGATCATTTATCGTGTTACTGTTCACTCCGTTCACAGTAACGTAGCCAAAATTCATTCCAGATTGCCTGCGGCAATGGAATTTTGGCTCGTATGTCTCGGGATTTTGGCATATTCATGCCAAAACACCTCGCGGGATAGTGGTATGTGAACAGTAACTTTATCGTTACATTTCACACTGTGGGTAATCATACTTTACACTGAATTACGCATAAAGTCTGTGTAATTTATGAGAAGAAGCTCTCTGCAACACTTATATCTGCAATATATCCCACTGTTCCTGTCATATAGATAGTTCCGTCCTCTTCCATATCGATCTGTATCATTCCGCCCGGCTGATTTACATTAATACGGGATTCCACCAGTCCCAGCTTATAGGCTGCCGCTGCTGCCGCACAGCTTCCTGTTCCGGAAGCCTTTGTATATCCGGAGCCTCTTTCCCAGATTTCAATCTCCAGATTTCCCTTGTCGACCTGACGGCAGATCTGCAGGTTCATTCTCTCCGGAAATTCATCT from the Blautia wexlerae DSM 19850 genome contains:
- a CDS encoding homoserine dehydrogenase is translated as MINVAILGYGTVGSGVFEVLNENKESISRRAGQELHVKYVLDLRDFPGQPVEKVLVHDYEQIVSDPEVDIVVEVMGGVEPAYTFVKKALLAGKNVCTSNKALVAKHGRELMDIAKEKSINFLFEASCGGGIPIIRVINSSLTGDEIDEVTGILNGTTNYMLYKMSTEGCEFDTVLKEAQQKGYAEADPTADVEGYDACRKIAILSSLAYERYFDFEDIYTEGITKITPEDMEYAAKLGRTIKLLGTSRRLADGTCYAMVAPFMLGQNSPLYSVNDVFNAVFVHGNMLGDAMFYGSGAGKLPTASAVVGDIVDAAKHLHVNIVTNWNSTPAVLKPLDEVTGRFFVRIKKEAAEEAKKVFGDVEIISLGQLPQECAFITDEMTQGAFEEKLAQIGDQVLAKIRVKD
- a CDS encoding ACT domain-containing protein; amino-acid sequence: MQKPVTEKKKYFVVRERAVPEVLLKVVEAKKLLDSGKVDTVQDAAERTGISRSSFYKYKDDIFPFHEETRGKTITFIIQMDDEPGLLSVVLQTIARFHGNILTIHQSIPINGIATLTLSVDILPGEGDAEAMVETIEQNEGIHYLKILGRE
- the prfB gene encoding peptide chain release factor 2 (programmed frameshift), which encodes MVELDQFKSILATYTEPLVEVRDSLDLANKEQKVEELEREMEAPDFWDDAEVSQKKMKELKDMKDDMETYQNLVTQMEDMETMIEMGYEENDPALIPEIQEMLDEFQKDFDNIRIKTLLSGEYDSENAIIKLNAGAGGTEACDWCGMLYRMYSRWADKKGFTLEVLDYLDGDEAGIKSVTFQVNGTNAYGYLKSEKGVHRLVRISPFNAAGKRQTSFVSCDVMPDIKKDLDVEINDDEIRIDTYRSSGAGGQHINKTSSAIRITHYPTGIVVQCQNERSQHMNKDKAMQMLKAKLYLLKQQEAEEKLSGIRGEVTDIGWGNQIRSYVMQPYTMVKDHRTNEETGNVDAVLDGGIDIFINAYLKWIALKK